A stretch of the Candidatus Gracilibacteria bacterium genome encodes the following:
- a CDS encoding type IV secretion system DNA-binding domain-containing protein produces MTLPKKNSDSDAKKETTKDFKEMVSLMEQLLSSLKSTHSSKILTKILGQDILTFEYIAHDGEILFYVTCSKDYKKLLEKQINGFYPDAIIEETKEVNIFKDRTSYANTYLNTKKIFPYPIKTYQKLESDPINNITNAFSKLEEDQSAAIQILVKPIDDDWQSKSTKISSTMMHSKSSHFTLNPIRMLVSLFEMFFQNNDNDDKSSQDNSSSALTQDRSKTVDEKGDKTGYEVIIRVITTGNKQNDTEIELKNIISSFTQFSHPDFNKFYPTIRHNQKILIKNYIYRYFTKPFWLKKMILNTEELASIFHFPHIRYNETPEIKWQNFKIVKAPKDMPKEGLLLGENIHRGVKKEVRIKTEDRFRHFYVIGQTGTGKSSILQAMARQDFVNGDGLAIMDPHGDLVKDLLPFIPRERADDVIIFDPSDESRPIGLNLLEALPEERDMVAQDATNIMIKLFGNEVFGPRLQDYFLNGVLTLMEYPQGGALTDIIRLFTDDDFQKDHVRNVKNPIVKAWWEKTYASMGQREKQEIIPYFAAKFSGFITNATMRNIIGQTKSSFNIAQSMQEGKIILLNLSKGLIGDLNSQLLGMIVVSKIQTAAMQRQRMEKEDRKDFYLYIDEFQNYVTPSIESILSEARKYRLGLVLAHQYLGQLEKSDALTKSSLNLKNAIFGNVGSVMSYKVGPEDGEFMAKYFQPTFSDADLINMDKFKGVMKLAIDNQPSTPFSIIPTNPYLETGDPKIAKAFIELSRLKYGRDKAFVSKEIEYRIGIK; encoded by the coding sequence GTGACACTTCCAAAAAAGAACTCTGATTCAGATGCAAAAAAGGAAACCACGAAAGATTTTAAAGAAATGGTTTCACTCATGGAGCAACTTTTATCCTCTTTGAAAAGTACACATTCATCTAAAATACTAACAAAAATTCTTGGCCAAGATATTCTTACTTTTGAATATATAGCTCATGATGGAGAAATACTCTTTTATGTAACCTGTTCAAAAGACTATAAAAAACTTTTGGAAAAACAGATTAATGGATTTTATCCAGATGCTATAATAGAAGAAACGAAAGAAGTGAATATTTTCAAAGACCGTACATCATATGCAAATACCTACCTCAATACTAAAAAGATATTTCCCTATCCAATAAAAACATATCAAAAACTTGAATCTGACCCAATAAATAACATTACGAATGCTTTTTCAAAACTAGAAGAAGATCAATCAGCAGCCATTCAAATTCTTGTAAAACCTATTGATGACGATTGGCAAAGTAAATCTACAAAGATATCAAGTACCATGATGCATTCTAAAAGTTCTCATTTTACTCTCAATCCTATTAGGATGTTAGTTTCACTCTTTGAAATGTTTTTTCAAAATAATGACAATGATGATAAAAGTTCTCAGGATAACAGTTCTAGTGCCCTCACACAAGATAGATCTAAAACAGTTGATGAGAAGTGAGATAAAACTGGATATGAAGTAATTATTAGAGTTATTACAACCGGAAATAAGCAAAACGATACTGAAATAGAACTGAAAAATATAATAAGTAGTTTTACACAGTTTTCACATCCTGACTTCAATAAATTCTACCCCACGATTCGACATAATCAGAAAATACTTATCAAAAACTATATTTATAGATATTTCACGAAGCCATTTTGGCTTAAAAAAATGATTTTAAATACTGAAGAACTTGCTTCGATATTTCATTTTCCACATATAAGATATAATGAAACACCTGAAATAAAATGGCAAAACTTCAAAATAGTAAAAGCACCAAAAGATATGCCAAAAGAATGACTTTTACTCTGAGAGAATATTCATAGAGGAGTAAAAAAAGAAGTCAGAATCAAAACAGAAGATAGATTTAGACACTTTTATGTTATTGGGCAAACTGGTACTGGTAAATCATCTATTTTACAAGCAATGGCACGTCAAGACTTTGTCAATGGAGATGGTCTTGCTATTATGGATCCTCATGGTGATTTGGTAAAAGATTTACTCCCATTTATTCCAAGAGAAAGAGCTGATGATGTCATCATATTTGATCCATCTGATGAGAGTAGACCAATTGGTCTCAATCTCTTAGAAGCACTTCCCGAAGAACGAGATATGGTAGCACAAGATGCAACTAATATAATGATAAAACTATTTTGAAACGAAGTATTTGGCCCAAGACTTCAAGATTATTTTCTCAACTGAGTTTTGACTCTTATGGAGTATCCCCAAGGTTGAGCCCTCACAGATATTATCAGACTCTTTACGGATGATGATTTTCAAAAAGATCATGTCAGAAATGTAAAAAATCCAATCGTAAAAGCATGGTGGGAAAAAACCTACGCTTCTATGTGACAAAGAGAAAAACAAGAAATAATTCCGTATTTTGCAGCTAAATTCTCAGGGTTTATCACAAATGCTACTATGAGAAATATTATCTGACAGACAAAGAGTTCGTTTAATATTGCTCAGTCAATGCAAGAGGGGAAAATTATTCTTCTTAATCTTTCAAAAGGTTTAATCTGAGACCTCAATTCTCAACTCCTAGGTATGATTGTGGTGAGTAAAATACAAACAGCTGCGATGCAACGTCAACGAATGGAAAAAGAAGACAGAAAGGATTTCTACCTTTATATAGATGAGTTTCAAAACTATGTCACTCCATCAATAGAATCTATTCTCTCTGAAGCTCGAAAGTATCGACTCTGACTTGTTCTGGCTCATCAATATCTTGGTCAACTAGAAAAATCTGACGCGCTCACAAAATCAAGTCTCAATCTTAAAAACGCGATTTTCTGAAATGTATGATCAGTCATGAGTTATAAAGTTGGTCCAGAAGATGGAGAATTTATGGCAAAGTATTTTCAACCTACATTTTCTGACGCAGATCTTATTAATATGGATAAATTTAAATGAGTTATGAAACTGGCTATCGATAATCAACCTTCTACACCTTTCTCAATTATTCCAACTAATCCCTACTTGGAAACCTGAGATCCTAAAATAGCAAAAGCTTTTATAGAACTATCTCGATTGAAATATTGACGAGACAAAGCATTTGTCAGTAAAGAAATAGAGTATAGAATTTGAATAAAGTAA
- a CDS encoding RNA methyltransferase, protein MKILLLDNIRSMQNVGALFRNADGSGFQKIFLTGCTPTPPRKEISKTALGGEKSIDWEYYSSAQECLRYIKKSGFTIYSIELDEKSIDYKNLYNNTPLNICLILGNEINGVQRTLLDESDEIVMIPMLGKKESLNVSVAGGIVMYATVNT, encoded by the coding sequence ATGAAAATTCTCTTACTCGACAATATCAGAAGCATGCAAAATGTGTGAGCTCTTTTTAGAAATGCTGACGGATCTGGTTTTCAAAAAATTTTTCTTACTGGATGTACTCCCACACCTCCTCGGAAAGAAATTTCTAAAACAGCACTGGGTTGAGAAAAATCTATAGATTGGGAATATTATTCAAGTGCTCAAGAGTGTTTACGTTACATTAAAAAATCTTGATTTACTATATACAGTATAGAGCTGGATGAGAAAAGTATAGATTATAAAAACCTGTATAATAATACACCATTAAACATCTGTCTTATATTATGAAACGAAATTAACGGTGTTCAAAGAACTTTGCTTGATGAATCAGATGAAATAGTTATGATACCTATGTTAGGAAAAAAAGAATCTCTCAATGTTTCAGTTGCGTGAGGAATAGTTATGTACGCTACGGTGAATACTTAG
- a CDS encoding MFS transporter → MAGEKKVLVSVDGGLTGNRRRNLHLTVGLLSFSTMMFHFTTVYFFTLQLQSLALVGIFLGLGNLFAFLFDVPIGILQYYFKSKTLYLMGVISQVVAILIFGNFIFEVTNFIAVSVSENAGVLEGVLQFFLGSALNLLLLLIAAMCYGFTKEVNDITNISYVLSNATPDQYKSIIAQNNLFTGIGSFLGLLTAGFILTFSPKLIIFHILVIIVLIFVLMYRYFDNETTTLNIHEVKKFQVYFKPGFLNKTKEVVVKTVSNIDLKNTLSQSKFIFLNPIKISDDMISLSEMRSKTLKSFKEIYETLSYASHSYLIVYWSFIMLLTFGFWDTFASTFLIEFLDQVRSGWSFILLGIIAIPAFALQDMFGKLADKIGVYKVAVAGLILSGSSLIIMGFFASDPQFLIVMPLALLNSVGYSICMSLSVATFLESYNTTYAEKKGLKQIDANASAAPMKILQNFANVVGLFLGGIILSIAGYGGFFISFGVFIICFLIWSLIHKKKIIS, encoded by the coding sequence ATGGCCTGAGAAAAAAAAGTACTTGTTTCCGTTGATGGATGACTTACATGAAATCGTCGAAGGAATCTCCATTTAACAGTGGGGCTTTTGAGTTTCTCAACGATGATGTTTCATTTTACCACAGTATATTTTTTTACGCTTCAACTCCAATCACTTGCACTCGTTTGAATTTTTCTCTGACTAGGGAACCTCTTTGCATTTTTATTTGATGTGCCTATTGGTATTTTACAGTATTACTTTAAATCAAAAACGCTCTATCTCATGTGAGTTATATCACAGGTTGTTGCTATTCTTATATTTTGAAACTTTATTTTTGAAGTTACCAACTTTATAGCTGTGAGTGTCTCTGAAAATGCTTGAGTGTTAGAATGAGTATTACAGTTTTTTCTTTGAAGTGCTTTAAATCTTTTACTTTTGCTCATTGCTGCAATGTGTTATGGTTTCACAAAGGAGGTAAATGATATAACAAATATTTCATATGTCTTAAGTAATGCTACTCCTGATCAATACAAGTCTATTATCGCTCAAAATAATTTATTTACCTGAATTGGGTCATTTTTATGACTTCTCACTGCTTGATTTATTTTGACCTTTTCTCCTAAACTCATTATATTTCATATATTAGTTATCATTGTACTTATATTTGTACTCATGTACCGTTACTTTGATAATGAAACTACAACTCTCAATATTCATGAAGTTAAAAAGTTTCAGGTTTATTTCAAGCCCTGATTTCTTAATAAAACAAAGGAAGTTGTGGTAAAAACCGTGAGTAATATAGATTTAAAAAATACACTCTCTCAATCTAAATTTATATTTTTAAATCCGATTAAAATATCGGATGATATGATTTCTCTCTCTGAAATGAGGTCGAAAACATTAAAGAGTTTCAAGGAAATTTATGAAACACTTTCATATGCTTCTCATAGTTATCTCATTGTCTACTGGTCATTTATAATGTTGTTAACTTTTTGATTTTGGGATACTTTTGCCTCAACATTTCTTATTGAGTTTTTAGATCAAGTTCGGTCAGGTTGGAGTTTTATTCTGCTGGGTATTATTGCTATTCCTGCCTTTGCTCTGCAAGATATGTTTTGAAAACTTGCTGATAAAATTTGAGTGTACAAGGTTGCTGTTGCGTGACTTATACTCTCAGGTTCATCACTGATTATCATGTGATTTTTCGCAAGTGATCCTCAGTTCCTCATAGTTATGCCACTAGCTCTCCTAAACTCAGTTGGGTATTCTATTTGTATGAGTTTATCAGTTGCTACATTTCTAGAGAGTTATAATACGACCTACGCAGAAAAAAAGTGACTCAAACAAATCGATGCAAATGCTTCAGCTGCACCGATGAAAATCCTACAGAATTTTGCAAACGTAGTAGGACTCTTCCTTGGTTGAATCATATTATCTATCGCGTGATATGGTGGATTCTTTATAAGTTTTGGAGTATTTATTATCTGTTTCTTGATCTGGTCTCTTATTCACAAAAAGAAAATAATATCTTAA
- the rsmI gene encoding 16S rRNA (cytidine(1402)-2'-O)-methyltransferase, whose translation MFYIVPTPIGNLEDMTFRAVRILQEVEYIACEDTRTSGVLLKHYDIHTPTLSYHSHSGIAKVEKIIDMLENGKSVALISDAGTPGISDPGYALVQAVLEKGIEITALPGPSAVITALSASGMSSHHFLYLGFLPIKKGRQTLLTRISENKTETVVIYESVHRLEKTLKDILKYFGADHHIVVGRELTKKFENYQRGTVTEVIAYFSENPGKIKGEFVILI comes from the coding sequence ATGTTTTACATCGTCCCTACTCCCATTTGAAACCTTGAAGATATGACCTTTCGGGCTGTTCGTATTTTACAAGAGGTAGAATATATTGCATGTGAAGATACGAGAACTTCATGAGTGCTTCTCAAGCATTATGATATTCATACTCCAACACTTTCATATCACTCACACTCTTGAATAGCAAAAGTTGAAAAGATTATAGATATGCTAGAAAATGGAAAATCTGTAGCTCTTATATCTGATGCGTGAACTCCAGGTATCTCTGATCCAGGTTATGCTCTGGTCCAAGCTGTCTTGGAAAAATGAATTGAGATCACAGCTCTTCCAGGTCCAAGTGCTGTAATTACGGCATTATCAGCGAGTGGAATGAGTTCTCATCATTTCTTGTATCTTTGATTTCTTCCAATTAAAAAGTGACGACAAACACTCTTAACACGTATCTCTGAAAACAAAACTGAAACAGTCGTTATTTATGAAAGTGTTCATAGGTTAGAAAAAACTCTTAAGGATATCTTAAAATACTTTTGAGCAGATCATCATATCGTAGTTGGAAGAGAACTCACTAAAAAATTTGAAAATTATCAAAGAGGAACGGTAACGGAAGTTATAGCTTATTTTTCAGAAAACCCAGGAAAAATAAAATGAGAATTTGTAATACTAATATAA
- a CDS encoding PKD domain-containing protein, with protein sequence MKKILYIFLFWILTFVPGFTATPLVEDIFSDISADYEYRDELQALYDRGMIIPDGSSRFNPQTFLNRDEFVGISMEVICERCIAPHTDYELIQEFTGKDVYFDINASNPYFYCVAEADKQNYVRGYDISQSCENGTTRFGERPFCPSNRINLEEAVAVLLRNSGIFTINDNQVVIESILNGTTTETLGSDVRAKDSAGNPYTFYGYIRKAMTYEITEYDTSGNEKVLKLLETDAQGNINPKQSITKEQFLRMSYIALKSNSCNEVTQDEFALALDIFEKTCTPGQVDCKLSDLKDPSNTYDFHADAQGSCESGITKPSGYVWRFIHQSTGQETFKYGEFIDNFEFQDSGEWRIILRVTDTCGQSSEVFSTIFVPESSTETVSQQIDVDIDVFDDNCTLGNNTCKKIDFTSGEDDGDNIFDFAGKVDTSCKIGIITYNWTYTHSASQTERKSNGVYQDNKVFDIDGLWNITLEVRDGCGNTGSEQMSYTVYPETTKNYIDADIDVFDDGCIGIDANCQEISFSSDETDGDNIFDFAGNVDTSCKVGNISYNWKFQLQGTSQVISRQGRYVDNFSFLDAGVWKISLEVRDGCGQSAREEMTYIVPKVQKIDVSIDVFDDTCSGVNANCTPIDFTSGETNGNNIFDFAGKVDTSCNIGVTKYNWTFEHLESGTKTLATGLFQDNRAFPLDGLWSIQLDVIDGCGNTGSETMNYTVYPTKQVTYIDLDIDVFDDTCTPKDTNCKEIYFSNQEDNGNNIFDFLGEVDTSCKVGTIKYNWKFNREGTTQSIQAQGRYVDNFSFLESGVWNIELVVADGCGQTATEQMTYIVTDTSATEGLSVDIDATPIYGYEDLLVNFNARISGGQGPYTYEWSFGDSSTPFYASNIDHLYQSSGTYNVLLVVTDSLGKTASATVIIQVLDGEACLQDSDGDGIGNCEDMCPLIAGTANNLGCPILETQCQNTNQCPSAYSCENISPDTGYGACIPTFNPARTCLYNPDIGSIFGNAICTTCPCSASVDFLADVRKCDLIFPAITSADGSEIYSRGEYWQISE encoded by the coding sequence TTGAAAAAAATACTTTACATATTTCTCTTCTGGATACTAACTTTTGTTCCTGGATTTACAGCTACTCCTCTTGTTGAGGATATCTTTAGCGATATTTCTGCTGATTACGAGTATAGAGATGAACTTCAAGCCCTCTATGATAGAGGAATGATCATCCCAGATGGATCATCACGTTTCAATCCTCAGACATTTTTAAATCGAGATGAGTTTGTTTGAATCTCAATGGAAGTTATTTGTGAACGTTGTATTGCTCCGCACACTGATTATGAGCTTATTCAGGAGTTTACAGGGAAAGATGTCTATTTTGATATAAATGCGAGTAATCCATATTTCTATTGCGTTGCAGAAGCAGATAAACAAAACTATGTTCGTGGATATGATATATCTCAGAGTTGTGAGAATGGAACAACTCGTTTTTGAGAAAGACCTTTTTGTCCAAGTAATCGTATTAATCTAGAAGAAGCAGTTGCGGTACTTTTACGTAATTCTGGAATTTTTACTATCAATGATAACCAAGTAGTTATTGAAAGTATCTTAAATGGAACAACAACTGAAACACTGTGAAGTGATGTCAGAGCTAAAGACAGTGCTGGAAATCCATATACCTTCTATGGATATATAAGAAAAGCCATGACTTATGAAATTACAGAATATGACACAAGTTGAAATGAAAAAGTATTAAAACTCTTAGAAACTGACGCACAGTGAAATATCAATCCAAAACAATCAATAACTAAGGAGCAGTTTCTCAGGATGTCATATATTGCACTCAAATCGAATAGTTGTAATGAAGTCACACAAGATGAGTTTGCTCTTGCGCTGGATATATTTGAAAAAACTTGTACTCCATGACAAGTAGATTGTAAACTTTCAGATCTTAAAGATCCTTCAAATACCTATGATTTTCATGCAGACGCGCAGGGAAGTTGTGAGTCTGGAATCACAAAACCAAGTTGATATGTTTGGAGATTTATACATCAATCAACTGGACAAGAAACTTTTAAATATTGAGAATTTATAGATAATTTTGAGTTTCAAGATTCATGAGAATGGAGAATTATTTTAAGAGTCACTGATACTTGTGGTCAAAGTAGTGAAGTATTTTCAACTATTTTTGTTCCTGAGTCTTCTACTGAAACTGTAAGCCAACAAATAGATGTTGATATTGATGTTTTTGATGATAATTGTACTCTAGGAAATAATACCTGTAAAAAAATAGATTTCACTAGTTGAGAAGATGATGGAGATAATATTTTTGATTTTGCTTGAAAAGTAGATACAAGCTGCAAGATATGAATCATTACATATAATTGGACCTATACTCATAGTGCCTCTCAAACGGAGAGAAAATCAAACGGAGTGTATCAAGATAACAAAGTTTTTGATATTGATGGATTATGGAATATTACACTAGAGGTTCGTGATGGATGTGGAAATACGTGAAGTGAACAAATGTCCTATACTGTTTATCCAGAGACAACAAAGAATTATATTGATGCTGATATAGATGTATTTGATGATGGGTGTATTTGAATAGATGCAAATTGTCAGGAAATATCATTTTCCAGTGATGAAACAGACGGTGATAATATTTTTGATTTTGCTTGAAATGTAGATACAAGCTGCAAGGTTTGAAATATAAGTTATAATTGGAAATTCCAATTGCAGGGAACTTCACAAGTTATTTCAAGGCAATGAAGATATGTAGATAACTTTTCATTTTTAGATGCTGGAGTATGGAAAATATCTCTCGAAGTGAGAGATGGATGTTGACAATCAGCTCGCGAAGAGATGACCTATATTGTTCCAAAGGTTCAAAAAATAGATGTGAGTATTGATGTATTTGATGATACCTGTTCATGAGTAAATGCAAATTGTACTCCGATTGATTTTACAAGTGGAGAAACAAATGGAAATAATATTTTTGATTTTGCCTGAAAGGTAGATACAAGTTGTAATATTTGAGTGACAAAATATAATTGGACTTTCGAACATCTAGAGAGTGGAACAAAGACGCTTGCCACTTGATTATTTCAGGATAATAGAGCATTTCCTTTAGATTGACTGTGGAGCATTCAACTCGATGTCATTGATTGATGTGGAAATACGTGAAGTGAAACAATGAATTATACTGTATATCCAACGAAGCAAGTCACATATATAGATTTAGATATAGATGTGTTTGATGACACTTGTACCCCAAAAGATACAAATTGTAAGGAAATATATTTTTCTAATCAGGAAGATAATTGAAATAATATTTTTGATTTCTTGTGAGAGGTTGATACAAGCTGCAAGGTTGGAACTATAAAATACAACTGGAAATTTAACAGGGAGTGAACCACTCAGAGCATACAAGCTCAAGGGAGATATGTAGATAATTTTTCATTTTTAGAAAGCTGAGTTTGGAATATTGAACTCGTTGTTGCTGATGGATGTGGTCAAACTGCAACAGAACAAATGACGTATATAGTAACTGATACCAGTGCAACTGAATGACTCAGCGTTGATATAGATGCTACACCTATTTATGGTTATGAAGATTTACTTGTAAATTTTAATGCGAGAATTTCTGGATGACAAGGACCTTATACTTATGAATGGTCATTTTGAGATAGCTCTACTCCATTTTATGCGTCTAATATAGATCATTTGTATCAAAGTAGTTGAACGTATAATGTATTACTTGTTGTTACAGATTCTTTATGAAAAACTGCAAGTGCGACAGTTATTATTCAAGTTCTGGATGGGGAAGCTTGTTTACAAGATAGCGACTGAGATGGAATCTGAAACTGTGAAGATATGTGCCCACTCATAGCTGGAACAGCTAATAATCTTTGATGTCCGATTTTAGAAACTCAGTGTCAAAATACAAATCAGTGCCCAAGTGCGTATAGTTGTGAAAATATTTCCCCAGATACTGGATATGGAGCATGCATCCCGACATTTAATCCAGCTAGAACCTGTTTATATAATCCAGATATAGGAAGTATCTTTTGAAATGCCATTTGCACAACCTGTCCATGTAGTGCAAGCGTAGATTTTCTAGCTGATGTACGAAAGTGTGATCTCATATTTCCAGCGATTACTTCAGCTGATGGTTCTGAGATATATTCGAGGTGAGAGTATTGGCAAATAAGTGAATAA
- a CDS encoding AI-2E family transporter, whose translation MKTKYQSFIAINLGLISLGFFVYVLYIGAPIIIPFVIAILLSFIILSLSGFYKHMGVPSYFSLVCSLVTIGLFFYLVSQIINANIEQIILGAPGYEEKLSNIINTLTSKYNIDGTVLSSQIMDSLDLNYIFSQTAAIIANIVKNTGMILFFTIFILLESKSFFNKMRIIAGGDRGAFFKIFDQVQADVKSYFLIKTIVSLLVAFISFMIMYFFGLDFLIFWAFLIFLLNYIPNIGSIIAVFFPVIFSLIQFESLSLTFIFLVLMISAQVLIGNIIEPRLMGNKLNLSPLVILISLIFWGTIWGPTGMLLSVPIMVMINIVLAHIEVTRPIAILLSERGIVKFANMKELPTGKLSIRKMRKLLKRG comes from the coding sequence ATGAAAACAAAGTATCAATCATTTATAGCAATCAATTTGTGACTTATTAGTCTCTGATTTTTTGTATATGTACTCTATATCTGAGCTCCCATAATTATCCCGTTTGTTATAGCAATACTCTTATCCTTTATAATACTTTCACTTTCAGGATTTTACAAACATATGTGAGTTCCTTCATATTTCTCACTTGTGTGTTCACTTGTTACGATATGACTTTTTTTCTACCTTGTATCTCAAATAATTAATGCAAATATTGAGCAAATAATCTTAGGAGCTCCAGGTTATGAAGAGAAACTTAGCAATATCATAAATACGCTGACATCAAAATATAATATTGATGGAACGGTATTGAGTAGTCAAATAATGGATTCATTAGATTTAAACTATATATTTTCTCAAACTGCAGCGATTATTGCTAATATAGTGAAAAATACTGGAATGATATTATTTTTTACTATTTTTATTCTTTTGGAGAGTAAATCATTTTTTAATAAAATGAGAATTATTGCTGGATGAGATAGAGGAGCATTTTTCAAAATATTTGATCAGGTTCAGGCTGATGTAAAGTCATATTTTCTTATAAAAACAATAGTAAGTCTCTTGGTAGCATTTATAAGTTTTATGATCATGTACTTTTTCGGACTAGATTTTCTAATATTTTGGGCATTTCTTATTTTTTTATTGAACTATATTCCAAACATAGGTTCTATTATTGCAGTATTTTTTCCAGTTATTTTTTCACTGATCCAATTTGAGTCACTGTCACTTACTTTTATTTTTCTAGTTCTTATGATTTCTGCTCAAGTCTTGATATGAAATATCATCGAACCACGACTTATGGGAAACAAACTAAACCTGAGCCCACTCGTAATTCTTATTTCACTTATATTTTGGGGTACGATTTGGGGACCAACAGGTATGTTGCTTTCAGTACCGATTATGGTAATGATTAATATTGTATTGGCTCATATAGAGGTTACAAGACCGATTGCTATACTTCTTTCTGAGAGATGAATTGTTAAGTTCGCAAATATGAAGGAACTTCCAACAGGAAAACTCAGTATCAGAAAAATGAGAAAATTATTAAAAAGAGGTTAA
- a CDS encoding type II/IV secretion system protein yields the protein MASGKIQSVDTEKLKEEILKKTPEKEYSSSRFSKIESQVIEGLAKQDTQQVLKDITLGALVLGSSDIHYECFIKYVLVRFRIDGVLVDIFKLTHIQYKKIVERLKYSSNLKLNITNIPQDGKYSFELEGEKKIDVRVSTLPIAYGENIVCRILDSQKAIIDFEDLGFFWTSKRMLEKAISKKSGMILVTGPTGSGKTTTLYTILNHLNTREKKIITLEDPIEYQLEGIVQSEIDDKNGVTFASGLKACLRQDPDIIMVGEIRDFETLQTATSASLTGHLVLSTLHTKSAADTLDRIINMGLKPYILASALDTIIAQRLVRKICPHCKVQREKSNQETALIEAMMKETGMNIVSSVSMKLYEGTGCEKCNHSGYKGRIGVYEIITLNEKIKEIIRSGGSVEQVIHEARNGDLITMKEDGILKALKGFTTIEEIIRVI from the coding sequence ATGGCTTCAGGCAAAATCCAAAGCGTAGATACAGAAAAACTCAAAGAAGAAATATTGAAAAAAACACCTGAAAAAGAGTACTCTTCTTCAAGGTTTTCAAAAATCGAATCTCAAGTCATAGAGTGACTTGCAAAACAAGATACTCAACAAGTACTCAAAGATATTACTCTTTGAGCTTTGGTACTATGAAGTTCGGATATTCACTATGAGTGTTTTATAAAATACGTATTAGTGCGATTTAGAATCGACTGAGTACTCGTTGATATTTTCAAACTCACACACATACAGTACAAAAAAATAGTTGAGAGACTCAAATACTCTTCAAACTTAAAACTTAATATTACAAATATACCTCAAGATGGGAAGTATTCTTTTGAATTAGAAGGAGAGAAAAAAATTGACGTCAGAGTCTCTACCCTGCCTATTGCTTATGGAGAAAACATTGTATGTCGTATACTAGATTCACAAAAAGCTATTATTGATTTCGAAGACCTTTGATTTTTTTGGACATCTAAAAGAATGCTTGAAAAGGCCATATCAAAAAAATCAGGAATGATTTTAGTAACATGACCTACTGGTTCATGAAAAACTACGACTCTCTATACCATACTCAATCATCTCAATACTCGTGAAAAAAAGATAATTACTCTTGAAGATCCAATCGAATATCAGCTTGAATGAATCGTACAATCGGAAATTGATGATAAAAATTGAGTTACTTTTGCGAGTGGACTTAAAGCATGTCTCAGGCAAGACCCAGATATAATAATGGTATGAGAAATCAGAGACTTTGAAACTTTACAAACTGCTACTTCAGCATCACTTACAGGTCATCTCGTTCTCTCTACTCTACACACTAAATCAGCAGCTGATACGCTCGATAGAATTATAAACATGGGACTGAAACCATATATCCTTGCTTCAGCACTTGATACAATTATTGCTCAAAGACTCGTAAGAAAAATATGTCCTCATTGTAAAGTGCAGCGAGAAAAATCAAATCAAGAAACCGCTCTCATTGAAGCTATGATGAAAGAAACAGGAATGAATATAGTATCAAGTGTAAGTATGAAACTCTATGAAGGAACCTGATGTGAAAAATGTAATCATTCCGGGTATAAAGGACGAATCTGAGTGTATGAAATAATTACCCTGAATGAAAAAATAAAAGAAATCATTAGATCTTGAGGTTCTGTAGAGCAGGTAATTCATGAAGCGAGAAATTGAGACCTTATAACTATGAAAGAAGATGGTATTCTCAAGGCTCTAAAATGATTTACTACTATCGAAGAAATAATTAGAGTTATATAA